In Erigeron canadensis isolate Cc75 chromosome 6, C_canadensis_v1, whole genome shotgun sequence, the following are encoded in one genomic region:
- the LOC122604056 gene encoding uncharacterized RNA-binding protein C1827.05c: protein MGIKEKKSMLKKIKKGSTELTAARKDESAEFLPLAGGPPRKLPVSKNLENKSTVLYIGRIPHGFYENEMEAFFKQFGEIRRVRIARNKKTGKSKHFGFIEFASPEVAKIVAETMHNYLLYEHLLQVQMIPPERVHSKLWKGVNRYYKPLDWVRIERKRHNKERTFEEHKKLVDRLLKRDQKRRKKIEAAGIDYECPEIVGNDTPAPKKIRFED from the exons atgGGGATAAAGGAGAAAAAATCCAtgttgaagaaaataaaaaaaggttcCACCGAATTAACCGCTGCTCGTAAAGATGAATCCGCTGAATTTttg CCTTTAGCAGGTGGTCCACCTCGAAAACTGCCTGTTAGCAAAAATCTAGAAAATAAATCAACTGTGCTGTATATTGGAAGAATTCCTCATGGGTTTTACGAGAACGAAATGGAAG CTTTTTTCAAGCAGTTTGGCGAAATCAGGAGGGTTAGGATTGCAAGGAATAAAAAG ACCGGAAAATCGAAGCATTTTGGATTCATTGAGTTTGCGTCCCCAGAG GTGGCAAAGATTGTTGCTGAAACCATGCATAACTATTTGCTATATGAGCATTTGTTGCAAGTTCAGATGATCCCACCAGAACGTGTTCATTCCAAATT GTGGAAAGGTGTTAACCGTTACTATAAGCCATTGGACTGGGTTCGTATTGAACGAAAACGTCATAACAAG GAAAGGACATTTGAAGAGCACAAGAAGTTGGTAGACAGACTCTTGAAAAGAGACCAGAAAAGGCGAAAGAAAATTGAGGCTGCTGGCATTGACTATGAGTGCCCAGAAATT GTGGGCAATGATACGCCTGCGCCCAAGAAGATCAGGTTTGAAGACTAA